Proteins from one Deinococcus apachensis DSM 19763 genomic window:
- a CDS encoding phytoene desaturase family protein: protein MPSPRPLDAVVVGAGPNGLAAAVTLARAGLHVRVLERREQIGGGLSSAELTLPGFVHDVGSAIHPLGFASPAFREWPLHAFGLTWVQPDAPFAHVLPDGTGVVVERDLDVTARNFGVDGAAWRALFGPLVAQWRGLLDDVLRPLPRLPRHPLTLARFGLRGVPPASLSARLLRTRAARAAWAGLAAHANLPLSTPGTGAAALVLGSLAHTVGWPFPRDGAQALADALAAYLRFLGGEIETGVEVRSPGDLPPARAVLVDSSPGVLLDLLGDRVTPGYRAWLRRYRYGPGLLKLDYALSGPVPWRDSFLCRAGTVHLGGTLEDIARAEAEVAREVTPERPYVLAAQQTLFDPSRAPKGQHTFWAYAHVPPGTPDSYAGTIEAQIERAAPGFRDLVLARRITNARQLQALSPVFQGGDVNGGRGDLWGLLARPVPSPTPYRTPVPGLYLCSSATPPGGGIHGMCGYWAARAALQDVFGLE from the coding sequence ATGCCTTCCCCCCGACCCCTCGACGCCGTGGTCGTGGGCGCGGGCCCGAACGGTCTGGCCGCGGCCGTGACCCTTGCGCGGGCGGGGCTCCACGTCCGGGTGCTGGAACGCCGCGAACAGATCGGCGGGGGGTTGAGCAGTGCCGAACTCACGCTGCCGGGCTTCGTCCATGACGTGGGGAGCGCGATTCATCCGCTGGGGTTTGCGTCGCCCGCCTTCCGGGAGTGGCCGCTGCACGCCTTCGGGCTGACGTGGGTGCAGCCGGATGCCCCCTTCGCCCACGTGCTGCCGGACGGGACGGGCGTGGTGGTGGAGCGTGACCTGGACGTCACAGCGCGGAACTTCGGTGTGGATGGGGCGGCGTGGCGTGCCCTCTTCGGTCCCCTCGTGGCCCAGTGGCGCGGCCTGCTGGACGACGTGCTGCGGCCCCTGCCCCGCCTGCCCCGGCACCCACTGACGCTCGCCCGTTTCGGGCTTCGGGGCGTTCCCCCGGCGAGCCTGAGCGCACGGCTGTTGCGAACACGGGCGGCCCGGGCGGCCTGGGCGGGGCTGGCAGCCCACGCGAACCTGCCCCTCTCCACACCCGGCACCGGGGCGGCGGCGCTCGTGCTGGGCAGCCTCGCCCACACGGTGGGCTGGCCCTTTCCCCGGGATGGGGCGCAGGCCCTCGCGGACGCACTGGCCGCCTACCTGCGCTTCCTCGGTGGGGAGATCGAGACGGGGGTGGAGGTGCGCTCGCCGGGCGACCTCCCCCCCGCCCGCGCCGTCCTCGTGGACTCCAGTCCGGGGGTGTTGCTGGACCTGCTGGGAGACCGGGTGACGCCGGGTTACCGCGCCTGGCTGCGCCGCTACCGCTACGGCCCCGGCCTGCTGAAACTCGACTACGCGCTGAGTGGGCCCGTTCCCTGGCGTGACTCCTTCCTGTGCCGGGCGGGAACGGTTCATTTGGGCGGCACGTTGGAGGACATCGCCCGGGCGGAGGCGGAGGTGGCGCGGGAAGTGACCCCAGAGCGGCCCTACGTGCTGGCGGCGCAGCAGACGCTGTTCGATCCCTCCCGGGCGCCGAAAGGACAACACACCTTCTGGGCCTACGCCCACGTCCCGCCGGGCACACCGGACAGCTACGCGGGGACCATCGAGGCGCAGATCGAGCGGGCGGCGCCGGGTTTCCGTGACCTCGTCCTCGCGCGGCGCATCACGAACGCGCGGCAGCTTCAGGCCCTCAGCCCCGTGTTTCAGGGCGGGGACGTGAACGGCGGGCGGGGCGACCTGTGGGGCCTGCTCGCCCGGCCCGTCCCCTCCCCCACCCCGTACCGCACGCCCGTGCCCGGCTTGTACCTGTGCAGCAGTGCGACACCGCCGGGTGGCGGCATTCACGGGATGTGCGGCTATTGGGCGGCGCGGGCGGCACTCCAAGACGTGTTCGGGCTGGAGTGA
- a CDS encoding replication-associated recombination protein A, protein MTLFDPPAPLAERLRPRTVAEVVGQTHLLGPGRPLTRLLESDRLGSLIFWGPPGVGKTTLARLIAGEVGAHFIPLSAVTAGVKDVREAVTEAERLRGRGQRTILFLDEIHRFNKAQQDALLPHVESGLLTLIGATTENPSFEVNPALRSRARTLVLEVLTQEDIRGLLNRALTDPRGLPGVTAQPEALDLLARLADGDARRALSTLEVAATLADPVTPEAVTEAFGRHLPAMDKNGEDFYNLISALHKSVRGSHVDASLYWLARMIEGGADTGYVARRVVRMAAEDIGLADPQALRLCIAARDTVEFLGSPEGDLALAQAVVYLALAPKSNSVYVAWKKALDAVREGEMLPVPLHLRNAPTALMRSQGYGKGYAYYFDDPEGSFQQNYLPGGVRLDLYEPTGEGWEARVAERWRKLREAHGEGEAAGGV, encoded by the coding sequence GTGACCCTGTTCGACCCGCCTGCCCCCCTGGCCGAACGCCTGCGCCCGCGCACTGTGGCGGAGGTCGTGGGACAGACGCACCTGCTGGGGCCGGGAAGGCCGCTGACCCGGCTGCTGGAGTCCGACCGCCTGGGCTCGCTGATCTTCTGGGGGCCGCCGGGCGTGGGCAAGACGACGCTGGCGCGGCTCATCGCGGGCGAGGTCGGCGCGCACTTCATCCCCCTCTCGGCGGTCACGGCGGGCGTGAAGGACGTGCGCGAGGCGGTGACGGAGGCCGAGCGGCTGCGGGGGCGCGGGCAGCGCACGATCCTCTTCCTGGACGAGATTCACCGCTTCAACAAGGCGCAGCAGGACGCCCTCCTACCCCACGTCGAATCCGGCCTGCTGACATTGATCGGCGCGACGACCGAGAACCCCAGTTTCGAGGTGAACCCGGCGCTCCGTTCAAGGGCGCGGACGCTGGTGCTGGAGGTCCTGACGCAGGAAGACATCCGCGGTCTGCTCAATCGGGCGCTGACCGACCCGCGTGGGCTGCCCGGCGTGACAGCCCAGCCGGAGGCCCTGGACCTCCTCGCCCGGCTGGCCGACGGCGACGCGCGGCGGGCCCTGAGCACGCTGGAGGTGGCGGCGACCCTGGCGGACCCGGTCACCCCCGAGGCGGTGACGGAGGCGTTCGGGCGGCACCTCCCCGCGATGGACAAGAACGGGGAGGACTTCTACAACCTGATCTCCGCGCTGCACAAGAGCGTGCGTGGGTCACATGTGGACGCTTCGCTGTACTGGCTCGCCCGGATGATCGAGGGCGGGGCGGACACGGGGTACGTCGCCCGCCGGGTCGTCCGCATGGCCGCCGAGGACATTGGCCTGGCCGATCCCCAAGCGCTGCGGCTATGTATCGCCGCAAGGGACACAGTGGAGTTCCTGGGCAGCCCGGAAGGCGACCTCGCGCTCGCGCAGGCGGTCGTGTACCTCGCCCTGGCCCCCAAGAGCAACAGCGTCTATGTCGCCTGGAAAAAGGCGCTGGACGCCGTGCGGGAGGGGGAAATGCTGCCCGTGCCCCTCCACCTCCGCAACGCGCCCACCGCCCTGATGCGCTCGCAGGGGTACGGGAAGGGCTACGCCTATTATTTCGACGACCCCGAGGGTAGCTTCCAGCAGAACTACCTCCCTGGCGGCGTCCGGCTCGACCTCTACGAGCCGACCGGCGAGGGCTGGGAGGCGCGGGTGGCCGAGCGCTGGCGCAAATTGCGGGAGGCGCACGGGGAGGGAGAGGCCGCGGGCGGGGTCTGA
- a CDS encoding nucleoside monophosphate kinase — MSDAALNPRHPAGQRGVLFLLGPAGSGKGTVAAALLRAGLVQQQVSMGELLRDLVHQADQDENVRDVLRARLNVRQPHADPLNEVRLALSSGRLIPDAWTETLIEESLSEPELRTGAWVLDGYPRRVGAARHLLWALGERDILVRGVLHLRLPEAEVQRRLLARGRADDTPDAVRQRYAVYQQEVLPTLAYLQAHLPVGTIREVDAWTPGLDETRGRAELERRALHALG; from the coding sequence ATGTCAGACGCAGCCTTGAACCCCAGACACCCCGCTGGCCAGCGGGGCGTTTTGTTCCTGCTTGGTCCTGCCGGGAGCGGTAAAGGTACGGTCGCCGCGGCGCTCCTGCGCGCTGGGCTTGTTCAACAACAGGTCTCGATGGGCGAACTCCTGCGTGACCTGGTGCATCAGGCCGATCAGGACGAGAACGTGCGCGACGTGTTGCGCGCTCGTCTGAACGTGCGGCAGCCGCATGCCGATCCGCTCAACGAGGTGCGCCTGGCGCTCTCGTCGGGTCGCCTGATTCCAGATGCCTGGACGGAGACCCTGATTGAGGAGTCGCTCTCCGAGCCTGAGCTGCGAACGGGGGCATGGGTGTTGGATGGATACCCCAGGCGCGTCGGGGCGGCCCGGCACCTGCTCTGGGCGCTGGGTGAGCGGGATATCCTCGTGCGCGGCGTGCTGCACCTTCGCCTGCCGGAGGCCGAGGTGCAGCGGCGTCTGCTCGCGCGTGGCCGTGCGGACGACACCCCGGACGCGGTGCGGCAACGTTACGCGGTGTACCAGCAGGAGGTCCTGCCGACCCTGGCGTACCTGCAGGCCCACCTGCCCGTCGGAACCATCCGGGAGGTGGACGCCTGGACCCCCGGCCTGGATGAGACCCGGGGACGCGCGGAGCTTGAGCGGCGGGCGCTGCACGCCCTCGGTTGA
- a CDS encoding rhodanese-like domain-containing protein has translation MTFPDGVTLIDLRPEELRLREPLPVPVLAVTLEAIEDGTHGLRPDLGPLVVICERGARSGLAARYLQADGLEATAYPGGVLALWRERELRRAGGEG, from the coding sequence ATGACCTTCCCGGACGGCGTGACCCTGATCGACCTGCGCCCCGAGGAGTTGCGCCTGCGCGAGCCGCTCCCGGTACCCGTCCTCGCCGTCACGCTGGAAGCCATCGAGGACGGCACCCACGGTCTGCGCCCCGACCTCGGCCCCCTCGTCGTGATCTGCGAGCGGGGGGCGCGTTCGGGTCTGGCCGCCCGCTACCTCCAGGCGGACGGGCTGGAGGCCACGGCCTACCCCGGCGGAGTCCTGGCCCTGTGGCGGGAACGGGAACTGCGCCGGGCGGGTGGCGAAGGGTGA
- a CDS encoding rhodanese-like domain-containing protein, whose product MTAPPPRDVTPTEGQRMVQEGALLVDVREPNEYAEVHAEGALLVPLSEFEARYAELPRDRELVMICRSGARSARAGRYLLENGYTNVVNLAGGTLAWAEAGLPTEGGNP is encoded by the coding sequence ATGACGGCCCCCCCCCCGAGAGACGTGACGCCCACCGAGGGCCAGAGGATGGTGCAGGAGGGCGCCCTGCTCGTCGACGTGCGCGAGCCCAACGAGTACGCCGAGGTGCATGCTGAGGGAGCCCTGCTCGTGCCCCTCAGCGAGTTCGAGGCGCGCTACGCCGAACTGCCCCGGGACCGCGAGCTCGTGATGATCTGCCGCAGCGGCGCCCGCAGTGCCCGCGCCGGGCGGTACCTGCTGGAGAACGGTTACACGAACGTCGTGAACCTGGCGGGCGGCACCCTGGCCTGGGCCGAGGCGGGCCTGCCCACCGAAGGAGGCAACCCCTGA
- a CDS encoding metal-sulfur cluster assembly factor, translated as MEDTKMETQPGTARLPSEAQVLEALKVVKDPEIPVNVVDLGLIYGVDIAPDGLVDITMTLTSVGCPVQDLIRADAEMAVGRLDGVSEVNVEFVWTPPWGPDKMTEDGKRQMRMFGFNV; from the coding sequence ATGGAAGACACGAAGATGGAAACGCAACCCGGAACGGCCCGCCTGCCCAGCGAGGCGCAGGTCCTCGAAGCCCTCAAGGTCGTCAAGGACCCGGAAATTCCGGTGAACGTCGTTGACCTCGGCCTGATCTACGGCGTGGACATCGCCCCGGACGGCCTGGTGGACATCACCATGACGCTGACGAGCGTGGGCTGCCCGGTGCAGGACCTGATCCGCGCCGACGCCGAGATGGCGGTGGGCCGCCTGGACGGGGTCAGCGAGGTCAACGTGGAGTTCGTGTGGACGCCGCCCTGGGGCCCGGACAAGATGACCGAGGACGGCAAGCGGCAGATGCGGATGTTCGGCTTCAACGTGTAA
- a CDS encoding zinc metallopeptidase, translating to MIFGPYTFLILIIFVASLLIQGYLSRTYNQWGNVRNSRNLTGAQVARLMLDENGLSHVPVNAVPGNLSDHYDPIRKTVNLSEANYHVPSVSALAVAAHEVGHAIQDKVRMPALVLRGQLAVPLSLGMNLAPLLLLAGVFLQVSGLLWLGVILFAGALLFHLITLPVEFDASRRALAYLNGRGLVAGRESQGARNVLTAAALTYVAGFAMALAQLLNVLGIARSQND from the coding sequence ATGATCTTCGGCCCCTATACGTTTCTGATCCTCATCATCTTCGTCGCCTCGCTGCTGATTCAGGGCTACCTGAGCCGCACCTACAACCAGTGGGGCAATGTTCGCAACAGCCGGAATCTGACGGGCGCGCAGGTTGCCCGCCTGATGCTCGACGAGAATGGCCTCTCGCATGTCCCCGTGAATGCCGTGCCGGGGAACCTCAGCGACCACTACGACCCTATCCGCAAGACTGTGAACCTTTCGGAAGCCAACTACCACGTCCCCAGCGTCTCGGCCCTGGCGGTCGCCGCCCACGAGGTCGGGCACGCCATTCAGGACAAGGTGCGGATGCCCGCCCTGGTGCTGCGCGGCCAGCTCGCCGTGCCACTGAGCCTGGGCATGAACCTCGCGCCGCTGCTGCTGCTGGCGGGTGTGTTCCTGCAAGTGAGCGGCCTGCTGTGGCTGGGAGTGATCCTCTTCGCGGGCGCGCTGCTGTTCCACCTCATCACCCTGCCCGTCGAGTTCGACGCCAGCCGCCGCGCGCTCGCGTACCTGAACGGCCGCGGCCTGGTTGCCGGACGCGAGAGCCAGGGGGCGCGCAACGTCCTGACCGCCGCCGCCCTGACCTACGTCGCGGGCTTCGCGATGGCCCTGGCGCAGCTCCTGAACGTGCTGGGTATCGCGCGCAGCCAGAACGACTAG
- a CDS encoding stage V sporulation protein S gives MTMPPPVETLRVSGKSRPNAVAGAVAGLLRSQGQVEVHAIGPAAVNQAVKALAIARGYLEADGLDLTVQPAFVKLDLADEERTALTFSVKGIRQG, from the coding sequence ATGACGATGCCACCCCCGGTCGAAACCCTGCGAGTCTCTGGAAAGTCGCGGCCCAATGCGGTGGCCGGAGCGGTGGCCGGACTGCTGCGCTCACAGGGGCAGGTCGAGGTTCACGCTATCGGCCCTGCCGCCGTCAACCAGGCGGTCAAGGCGCTCGCCATCGCCCGGGGCTACCTGGAGGCTGACGGCCTGGACCTCACCGTGCAACCCGCCTTCGTGAAGTTGGACCTGGCCGACGAGGAACGCACGGCCCTCACCTTCTCTGTGAAGGGCATCCGGCAGGGCTGA
- a CDS encoding ACT domain-containing protein, translating into MTGARRLILSVLEGEFAVAQMAAEASLPLWAARGVLWAVVGAPGEVSVVTGAANVPADVRAEGGWTALRLHGPIPFELTGILAAILDPLRDAGVGIFALSTFDTDYVLVKADRLTDALAALRQAGHEITDA; encoded by the coding sequence ATGACGGGCGCGAGGCGGCTGATACTTTCGGTGCTGGAGGGAGAGTTCGCGGTGGCGCAGATGGCTGCGGAGGCTTCCCTTCCCCTCTGGGCGGCGCGGGGAGTCCTGTGGGCGGTGGTGGGCGCCCCGGGTGAGGTGAGCGTGGTCACGGGTGCGGCCAACGTTCCAGCCGACGTGCGGGCCGAAGGGGGGTGGACGGCTCTGCGGCTGCACGGTCCCATTCCCTTCGAGCTGACGGGCATTCTGGCGGCGATACTGGACCCCCTGCGAGACGCGGGAGTGGGCATCTTCGCCCTCAGTACCTTCGACACCGACTACGTACTGGTGAAGGCGGACCGCCTGACGGATGCGTTGGCCGCCCTGCGCCAGGCCGGGCACGAGATCACGGATGCCTGA
- a CDS encoding PhoX family protein, whose product MTNTQAKVEPSLWHRLLDRQLTRRGALGTVAGTAAALTLPIKFSEAQAAANNGGPVAVDPKTLGPRTLPPFRAIEPTNADTMTLPSGYRWQVLAPWGESFTADGREIGFNHDFVGFFPVDLLEGGRSSTDALLTINHEYVNALFVGGNTKERTREQIAAEMGAVGVSVVRVRREGGQWKVVPDARNRRIDALTEIELTGPARGSAAVKGATMVKGTVGNCSGGQTPWGTLLTCEENVDGYTKAWAGSGYEALHRAG is encoded by the coding sequence ATGACGAACACACAGGCGAAGGTCGAGCCCAGCCTCTGGCACCGGCTGCTGGACCGGCAACTGACGCGCCGGGGCGCCCTGGGCACGGTGGCCGGGACTGCCGCCGCGCTCACGCTGCCGATCAAATTCAGCGAGGCGCAGGCGGCGGCGAACAACGGCGGCCCGGTCGCGGTGGACCCGAAGACGCTGGGGCCGCGCACCCTGCCGCCCTTCCGGGCCATCGAGCCGACGAACGCGGACACGATGACCCTGCCCTCCGGCTACCGCTGGCAGGTCCTCGCCCCCTGGGGTGAGTCCTTCACGGCCGACGGGCGCGAGATCGGCTTCAACCACGACTTCGTGGGCTTTTTCCCGGTGGACCTGCTGGAGGGGGGGCGCAGCTCCACCGACGCCCTGCTGACGATCAACCACGAGTACGTGAACGCCCTGTTCGTGGGCGGCAACACGAAGGAGCGCACCCGCGAGCAGATCGCCGCCGAGATGGGGGCTGTGGGCGTGAGCGTGGTGCGCGTGCGCCGGGAGGGCGGGCAGTGGAAGGTCGTGCCCGACGCCCGCAACCGCCGCATCGATGCCCTGACCGAAATCGAACTGACGGGTCCGGCCCGGGGCAGCGCCGCCGTGAAGGGCGCGACCATGGTGAAGGGCACGGTGGGCAACTGCTCGGGCGGGCAGACACCCTGGGGCACGCTGCTGACCTGCGAGGAGAACGTGGACGGGTACACCAAAGCCTGGGCGGGCAGCGGCTACGAGGCCCTGCACAGGGCTGGGTGA
- a CDS encoding PhoX family protein yields the protein MANFGNGTWLLLDYDRNKKLQEAKDADGKALFAGQADVLADARAAALAVGGTPVDRPEDIEIHPRTGEVYVSLTNNSKHGNYFGQIIKFREDGDDWAADQFLWEVFAVGGPQSGFASPDNLIFDPYGNLWMVTDNSDLGSNPIKGFHGNNAMFFFPTEGPNAGRAYRFAVGPREVELTGPVWSPNGRTLFLSVQHPGEDSESLDNLTSSFAAKPGTRIPRPTLVAIEGFPGWRSA from the coding sequence GTGGCCAACTTCGGCAACGGGACCTGGCTCCTGCTGGATTACGACCGGAACAAGAAATTGCAGGAGGCGAAGGACGCCGACGGCAAGGCGCTCTTCGCGGGCCAGGCGGACGTGCTCGCCGACGCCCGCGCGGCGGCCCTGGCGGTCGGCGGGACCCCGGTGGACCGCCCCGAGGACATCGAGATTCACCCCCGCACGGGCGAGGTGTACGTCTCGCTGACGAACAATTCCAAGCACGGCAATTACTTTGGGCAGATCATCAAGTTCCGCGAGGATGGGGACGACTGGGCGGCCGATCAGTTCCTGTGGGAGGTCTTCGCGGTGGGCGGTCCCCAGAGCGGCTTCGCCAGCCCCGACAACCTGATCTTCGACCCCTACGGCAACCTGTGGATGGTCACCGACAACAGCGACCTGGGCAGCAACCCCATCAAGGGCTTCCACGGGAACAACGCGATGTTCTTCTTCCCCACCGAGGGGCCGAATGCTGGGCGGGCCTACCGCTTCGCCGTGGGGCCGAGGGAAGTGGAGCTGACCGGCCCGGTGTGGTCCCCCAACGGCCGGACGCTGTTCCTGTCGGTACAGCACCCCGGCGAGGACAGCGAGAGCCTGGACAACCTCACCAGCTCGTTCGCCGCGAAGCCTGGAACCAGGATTCCCCGGCCCACCCTGGTCGCCATCGAGGGCTTTCCCGGCTGGAGGAGCGCGTGA
- the map gene encoding type I methionyl aminopeptidase translates to MTRVALKSAREIEAMRRAGALVAETFRVLEPHVKPGVTLAELDRIAEEHIRKAGAVPAYLGYGPKNNPFPATICASVNEVICHGIPGPRELKEGDIIGVDIGVLLDGYYGDACYTYIVGKVSPDVQGLVDTTRESLMAGLDTVQPGGRLGDIGYAIQTLAEGRGYSVVQEYTGHGIGKRLHEEPTVYHHGVRYTGLKLQPGMVFTVEPMINLGRPETRLLPDGWTVITADKKPSAQFEHTVVVTPKGHEILTV, encoded by the coding sequence ATGACCCGTGTTGCCCTGAAATCCGCCCGCGAGATCGAAGCCATGCGCCGCGCGGGGGCGCTCGTGGCCGAGACCTTTCGCGTCCTCGAACCCCACGTCAAGCCCGGCGTGACGCTCGCCGAACTCGACCGCATCGCCGAGGAGCATATTCGCAAGGCGGGCGCGGTCCCCGCCTACCTGGGCTACGGCCCGAAGAACAACCCCTTTCCCGCGACGATCTGCGCCTCCGTGAACGAGGTGATCTGCCACGGCATCCCCGGCCCCCGGGAGCTGAAGGAGGGCGACATCATCGGTGTGGACATCGGCGTGCTGCTGGACGGGTACTACGGCGACGCCTGCTACACGTACATCGTCGGGAAGGTCAGCCCTGACGTTCAGGGGCTAGTGGACACGACCCGGGAATCCCTGATGGCGGGTCTGGACACTGTCCAGCCCGGGGGGCGGCTGGGTGACATCGGGTACGCCATTCAGACCCTCGCCGAGGGGCGCGGCTACTCCGTCGTTCAGGAGTACACCGGCCACGGCATCGGCAAGCGGCTGCACGAGGAACCCACCGTGTACCACCACGGGGTGAGGTACACCGGCCTGAAGCTCCAGCCTGGCATGGTCTTCACGGTCGAGCCCATGATCAACCTGGGCAGGCCCGAGACGCGGCTGCTTCCCGACGGCTGGACCGTCATCACCGCCGACAAGAAGCCCAGCGCGCAGTTCGAGCACACGGTCGTCGTGACGCCGAAGGGCCACGAGATTCTGACGGTGTAG
- a CDS encoding M55 family metallopeptidase — protein sequence MKVVISVDMEGVCGVSSWVQVSPPEFGGLVNGTEYQAARERMTLEAAAAAEGALSGGATDVLVNDSHDSMRNLLPELLPEGVRFTSGNDKPLSMVQGVQEEGVGALLFVGYHARAGSVHGPLAHTWNGFIRNVRINGRDTGEYGLNALVAGHYGVPVVFAAGDDVAMAEIGDELGEQVVRVAVKEGLSSFAAVHLHPREAQRRIRQGAEQAVRAASEGKPYKTTWPARVELTFNHQARADQCERVPGVERVDGVTVAYTSPDALHLFQSFRMLAKVAEVRLEG from the coding sequence ATGAAGGTCGTCATCAGCGTGGATATGGAGGGTGTGTGCGGTGTGTCGAGCTGGGTGCAGGTCAGCCCGCCGGAATTCGGGGGTCTGGTGAATGGCACGGAATACCAGGCGGCCCGCGAGCGCATGACGCTGGAGGCCGCCGCTGCCGCTGAGGGGGCACTCTCGGGCGGGGCGACCGATGTGCTGGTCAACGACTCCCATGACTCCATGCGAAACCTCCTGCCGGAATTGCTACCGGAGGGCGTGCGCTTCACGTCCGGCAACGACAAGCCGCTCAGCATGGTCCAGGGTGTGCAGGAGGAGGGGGTGGGCGCGCTGCTGTTCGTGGGCTACCACGCCCGGGCGGGCAGCGTGCACGGTCCGCTAGCCCACACCTGGAACGGCTTTATCCGCAATGTCCGGATCAACGGGCGCGACACGGGCGAGTACGGCCTGAACGCCCTTGTCGCCGGGCACTACGGTGTGCCAGTCGTGTTCGCCGCTGGGGACGATGTGGCGATGGCCGAGATCGGGGACGAACTGGGGGAGCAGGTCGTGCGTGTGGCGGTCAAGGAGGGGCTGAGCAGCTTTGCCGCCGTGCATCTGCACCCGCGCGAGGCTCAGCGGCGCATTCGGCAGGGGGCGGAGCAAGCGGTGCGAGCCGCCTCGGAGGGCAAGCCCTACAAGACGACCTGGCCCGCCCGGGTTGAGCTGACGTTCAACCATCAGGCCCGTGCCGACCAGTGCGAGCGGGTGCCCGGCGTGGAGCGCGTGGACGGGGTGACAGTCGCCTACACGAGTCCCGATGCCCTGCACCTCTTCCAGTCCTTCCGGATGCTGGCGAAGGTGGCCGAGGTGCGGCTGGAGGGGTGA
- a CDS encoding DUF4259 domain-containing protein has protein sequence MNLWGTGPFENEVGAAFAGEVVQDGAFALAEAFDVALDPDTEFLAAEEGHRTLAAAEVLAAVLTGETAGITDAALRAWIAEADPDALQPLRETAREAVGRVLAPDSELPDLWAESEDGEAWRADVQRLLDALE, from the coding sequence ATGAACCTCTGGGGCACCGGTCCTTTCGAGAACGAGGTAGGTGCGGCCTTCGCAGGGGAGGTCGTGCAGGACGGCGCCTTCGCGCTCGCCGAGGCCTTCGACGTGGCGCTCGACCCCGATACCGAATTCCTGGCCGCGGAGGAAGGCCACCGCACCCTTGCCGCCGCCGAGGTGTTGGCCGCCGTGTTGACGGGGGAAACGGCGGGAATTACTGACGCCGCGCTGCGTGCTTGGATAGCGGAAGCGGACCCCGACGCCCTGCAACCACTCCGCGAGACGGCCCGGGAAGCTGTGGGCCGTGTCCTGGCCCCAGACAGTGAACTCCCTGACCTCTGGGCCGAGAGCGAGGACGGGGAGGCCTGGCGAGCGGATGTGCAGCGGCTGTTGGACGCGCTGGAGTAG